A region from the Musa acuminata AAA Group cultivar baxijiao chromosome BXJ1-10, Cavendish_Baxijiao_AAA, whole genome shotgun sequence genome encodes:
- the LOC103999622 gene encoding uncharacterized protein LOC103999622 → MSFLKTAPPPHCFLNQHCSRWAQMYLKYCLCSTKDGISLFLGAASIISWVIAEIPQIMTNYCEKSTEGLSIAFLMTWIVGDLFNLIGCLLEPATLPTQYYVALLYTASTVILTGQTMYYGYIYHRLEPNKHGIHVKSQKHHQEDGSAEECLLGDSKKTRVHGYRSNGTSSSKEVNIPSSPIPVEVLCDSYGSDFYYTSARSLSKSPVPAFGAWLPHSCDNGGSPPRSGDQQSVAKEPLTDRIIFPQSAPPNLSTKNMLAVVPSAVFFFGMCVLHLCTNDVHTASPNGMVIRVGRKLFQDHVQDDGSIGVGNLLGWAMAAIYMGARLPQIYLNIRRGNVQGLNPLMFVFAVSGNATYVGSILVESLDWHKIRPNLPWLADAGGCILLDVFILIQFVYFHYRKQQRSESKDNPA, encoded by the exons ATGAGTTTTCTTAAAACAGCTCCTCCGCCTCATTGCTTCTTAAACCAACATTGCTCGCGATGGGCTCAAATGTACTTGAAGTATTGCCTTTGTAGTACAAAGGATGGAATTTCCTTATTTCTTGGAGCTGCCAGTATCATCAGCTGGGTAATTGCAGAGATTCCTCAAATCATGACAAATTACTGTGAAAAATCTACAGAAGGCCTTTCAATTGCTTTTCTAATGACATGGATCGTTGG AGATTTATTTAACCTCATCGGCTGTCTGCTAGAACCTGCTACT TTGCCGACACAGTATTATGTGGCATTG CTATACACAGCAAGTACAGTTATCCTGACTGGGCAGACTATGTATTATGGTTACATTTACCATAGACTTGAACCAAACAAACATGGAATACATGTCAAG AGCCAAAAGCATCATCAAGAAGATGGATCAGCAGAAGAGTGCCTGCTGGGAGATTCAAAGAAAACTAGAGTTCATGGTTACCGATCAAATGGCACAAGTTCGTCAAAGGAAGTCAACATACCAAGCTCACCAATTCCAGTTGAAGTACTTTGTGATTCCTATGGGAGTGACTTCTATTACAC GTCAGCACGGTCTTTATCTAAAAGCCCCGTGCCTGCTTTTGGTGCTTGGTTACCACATTCATGTGACAATGGAGGGTCACCACCCAGAAGTGGCGATCAGCAATCTGTAGCAAAAGAGCCTCTAACTGACAGGATTATTTTCCCGCAATCTGCACCACCGAATTTGAGTACTAAAAATATGCTTGCTGTA GTACCTTCAGCTGTATTTTTCTTTGGTATGTGTGTTCTTCATCTTTGCACCAATGATGTGCACACTGCATCACCTAATGGAATGGTCATACGAGTCGGACGTAAGTTGTTTCAG GACCATGTTCAAGATGATGGAAGCATTGGAGTCGGAAACTTACTTGGTTGGGCAATGGCAGCTATTTATATGGGGGCAAGGCTTCCTCAGATATATTTAAAC ATTAGAAGGGGCAATGTTCAG GGCCTTAACCCGTTAATGTTTGTTTTCGCGGTGAGTGGAAATGCAACATATGTGGGAAG TATTCTTGTGGAAAGCTTGGATTGGCATAAAATCAGGCCCAATCTACCCTGGCTAGCTGATGCTGGAGGATGTATACTACTGGATGTTTTC ATTCTGATCCAATTTGTCTATTTTCATTATCGGAAACAGCAGAGGTCTGAATCTAAAGATAACCCAGCTTAA
- the LOC103999623 gene encoding protein RETICULATA-RELATED 3, chloroplastic, with protein sequence MAGVAVKLHLSPVPDLAESRRLHGRTNHHYHPCLSLPSIPRTFPSISIPLLLPRSANPSLSQTLASTEPPALSSGGPSKPPHGPSDNGRGGGGGDGAPGDDHHSEEPRSSDPGGPLGLFLEGWRSRVTADPQFPFKVLMEELVGVTANVIGDMASRPNFGLNELDFVFSTLVVGSIVNFVLMYLLAPTAASAAASSALPGIFASCPTSHMFQPGPYSLFSRLGTFLYKGATFAAVGFAAGLAGTAISNGLIALRKRMDPAFETPNKPPPTVLNALTWSLHLGLSSNFRYQTLNGLEFLMEKTLPSAGFKASVVVLRCLNNVLGGMTFVMLARLTGSQKAGESEEENGEIKEKLVSHCVPVAEDGDGESQRNES encoded by the coding sequence ATGGCTGGCGTCGCGGTGAAGCTCCACCTCTCTCCGGTTCCAGATCTCGCCGAGAGCCGCCGCCTCCACGGACGAACCAACCACCATTACCATCCTTGCCTCTCCCTACCCTCAATCCCCCGCACTTTCCCTTCGATCTCcatccccctcctcctcccccgTTCCGCCAACCCTAGCCTCTCCCAGACTCTAGCCTCCACCGAACCCCCCGCCCTCTCCAGCGGCGGACCCTCCAAACCACCACACGGTCCCAGCGATAATGGccgcggcggaggcggcggcgacggcgccCCCGGCGATGATCACCACAGCGAGGAGCCGAGGTCGTCCGATCCGGGCGGTCCCCTTGGGCTCTTCCTCGAGGGTTGGCGTTCTAGGGTCACGGCCGATCCTCAGTTCCCCTTCAAGGTCCTCATGGAGGAGCTCGTCGGTGTCACCGCGAACGTCATCGGTGACATGGCCTCCCGCCCCAACTTCGGCCTTAACGAACTCGACTTCGTGTTCTCCACCCTCGTCGTGGGATCCATCGTCAACTTCGTCCTCATGTACCTCCTCGCCCCCACCGCCGCATCCGCCGCTGCCTCCTCCGCCCTTCCCGGCATCTTCGCCTCCTGCCCCACTAGTCACATGTTCCAGCCCGGTCCTTACTCCCTCTTCTCCCGTCTTGGCACCTTCCTCTATAAAGGTGCCACCTTTGCCGCCGTCGGCTTCGCCGCGGGGCTTGCAGGGACCGCCATCTCAAATGGGCTGATCGCGCTGCGCAAGCGGATGGATCCTGCGTTTGAGACACCGAACAAGCCTCCGCCCACAGTGCTGAACGCACTGACTTGGTCACTGCACTTGGGATTGAGCAGTAATTTCCGGTACCAGACGCTGAACGGTCTGGAGTTTCTGATGGAGAAAACCTTGCCATCCGCCGGATTCAAGGCATCCGTGGTGGTGCTGAGGTGCTTGAACAATGTTCTTGGCGGGATGACTTTTGTTATGCTCGCCAGGTTGACAGGTTCGCAAAAGGCGGGAGAAAGTGAGGAGGAGAATGGAGAGATCAAGGAGAAACTGGTAAGCCACTGTGTTCCAGTCGCAGAGGATGGTGATGGGGAGTCCCAGAGGAACGAGTCTTAA
- the LOC103999628 gene encoding brassinosteroid-responsive RING protein 1-like, which yields MGLLTCLLVSILSIPFSNLLIFLTRTLLRLAMPIIQMHTRAHFTWPPISQFLGHDAPWDDQVLPPCDVGLGIAQYKRGVDAPNEDVDCVFCLCGIEEDDEVRELRCQHLFHRRCLDRWLAHRRAVCPLCRDALVPHGSVATKSGEMDEGELDDMAGVWLASYSWWMW from the coding sequence ATGGGACTACTGACATGTCTGCTCGTCTCCATCCTCTCCATCCCCTTCTCCAACCTGTTGATCTTCCTCACCAGAACTCTTCTCCGGCTCGCCATGCCCATCATCCAGATGCATACAAGAGCTCACTTTACGTGGCCGCCGATCTCCCAATTTCTCGGCCACGATGCACCTTGGGACGACCAGGTTCTGCCACCATGCGACGTCGGCCTCGGCATAGCGCAGTATAAGCGCGGCGTGGACGCGCCCAACGAGGACGTGGACTGCGTCTTCTGCCTCTGCGGCATCGAGGAAGACGACGAGGTCAGAGAGCTCCGGTGCCAGCACCTCTTCCATCGGCGTTGCTTGGATCGGTGGCTGGCGCACCGGCGGGCGGTGTGCCCGCTGTGCCGGGACGCCTTGGTGCCTCACGGATCGGTGGCGACGAAGAGCGGCGAGATGGACGAAGGAGAGCTCGACGATATGGCTGGGGTGTGGCTTGCAAGCTATTCGTGGTGGATGTGGTGA